One window of Triticum dicoccoides isolate Atlit2015 ecotype Zavitan chromosome 5A, WEW_v2.0, whole genome shotgun sequence genomic DNA carries:
- the LOC119301790 gene encoding aspartic proteinase nepenthesin-1-like: MDGYICDALPRELDIPIRSGAGLIAEGGMKQALVALALPLLLAASLYASTPPDTAEAFAGDVRVRLTHVDAGKQMSRRELIRRAMQRSKARAAALSVARSGSGRVAGKSAQQEQPGVPVRPSGDLEYLIDLAIGTPPQPVSALLDTGSDLIWTQCAPCASCLAQPDPLFAPAASSSYVPMRCSGQLCSDILHHSCQRPDTCTYRYNYGDGTTTLGVYATDHFTFASSSGEKLSVPLGFGCGTMNVGSLNNGSGIVGFGRDLLSLVSQMSIRRFSYCLTPYTSTRKSTLLFGSLSDGVFDADDAATGAVQTTRLLQSRQNPTFYYVPFTGVTVGARRLRIPLSAFALRPDGSGGVIVDSGTALTLFPAAVLAEVLRAFRAQLRLPFANSSSPDDGVCFATPMAAGGGRRASAARAVVAVPRMVFHFQGADLELPRRNYVLDDPRRGSLCILLADSGDSGSTIGNFVQQDMRVLYDLEAETLSFAPAQC; encoded by the coding sequence ATGGATGGATATATATGCGACGCCTTGCCGCGCGAACTAGATATTCCAATTCGTTCGGGAGCTGGCTTGATCGCGGAGGGCGGCATGAAGCAGGCATTGGTGGCGCTGGCACTGCCGTTGCTCCTCGCCGCGTCGCTGTACGCCTCGACGCCGCCGGACACGGCCGAGGCCTTCGCCGGGGACGTCCGCGTCCGCCTGACCCACGTGGACGCCGGGAAGCAGATGTCCAGGCGCGAGCTGATCAGGCGCGCCATGCAGCGCAGCAAGGCGAGGGCAGCGGCGCTCTCCGTGGCGAGGAGCGGCAGCGGCCGTGTCGCCGGCAAGAGCGCGCAGCAGGAGCAGCCTGGCGTGCCGGTCCGCCCGTCCGGCGACCTCGAGTACCTCATCGACCTCGCCATCGGCACGCCGCCGCAGCCCGTGTCGGCGCTGCTGGACACCGGCAGCGACCTCATCTGGACGCAGTGCGCGCCGTGCGCGAGCTGCCTCGCGCAGCCGGACCCGCTCTTCGCcccggccgcgtcgtcgtcgtACGTTCCCATGCGCTGCTCCGGCCAGCTCTGCAGCGACATCCTGCACCACAGCTGCCAGAGGCCCGACACCTGCACCTACCGCTACAACTACGGCGACGGGACGACCACGCTGGGCGTCTACGCCACCGACCACTTCACCTTCGCGTCGTCGTCCGGGGAGAAGCTCAGCGTGCCGCTCGGGTTCGGCTGCGGCACCATGAACGTCGGCAGCCTGAACAACGGCTCCGGCATCGTCGGCTTCGGCCGGGACCTGCTCTCGCTCGTGTCCCAGATGTCCATCCGGCGCTTCTCCTACTGCCTCACGCCCTACACGAGCACCAGGAAGAGCACGCTCCTGTTCGGGTCCCTCTCCGACGGCGTCTTCGACGCCGACGACGCCGCCACCGGCGCAGTCCAGACCACGAGGCTGCTGCAGAGCCGCCAGAACCCGACCTTCTACTACGTACCGTTCACCGGCGTGACGGTCGGCGCTCGGCGGCTGCGGATACCGCTCTCGGCGTTCGCCCTGAGGCCCGACGGCTCCGGAGGGGTGATCGTCGACTCCGGCACGGCGCTCACGCTGTTCCCGGCGGCGGTGCTCGCGGAGGTGCTGAGGGCGTTCCGCGCGCAGCTGAGGCTGCCGTTCGCGAACAGCAGCAGCCCGGACGACGGCGTCTGCTTCGCGACGCCGATGGCCGCGGGCGGGGGGAGGCGCGCGTCGGCCGCGAGGGCGGTGGTGGCGGTGCCGAGGATGGTGTTCCACTTCCAGGGCGCGGACCTCGAGCTGCCGCGCCGGAACTACGTGCTGGACGACCCGAGGAGGGGGAGCCTGTGCATCCTCCTGGCCGACTCCGGGGACTCGGGCTCCACCATCGGCAACTTCGTGCAGCAGGACATGCGCGTGCTCTACGATTTGGAGGCGGAGACCCTGTCGTTCGCTCCGGCGCAGTGCTGA